One genomic window of Sulfurovum lithotrophicum includes the following:
- a CDS encoding cbb3-type cytochrome c oxidase subunit I, translated as MLTSIKTNEFAGDKGKELGMMYFRVAIILFGAQLLMGLIAAIQFLVPGFLFELFDFNVARMVHINALVVWMLYAMIGSVYFMLSDETGEQLVHAGLGKLAFWVLTAAVTVVVLVYIFIQVGAGTEASIWLINEGREYVEAPRWADIGIVVVVLIFYWNVFATFMKGQKTGIMTVMVADLLALAGLYVAGMFFTDNISMDQFWWWWVIHLWVEATWEVFVGVLAAYSLIKIIGAKREIVEMWLWIEVLMLFGSGILGMGHHYFWIGTPEYWWEIGALFSALEPVPLVAMFVHVLYDWGKEQGIAKAEGHKGAVANNGPAIAWIVTNAFGNFLGAGVWGFFHTLPQVNIYTHGTQFTAAHGHLAFFGAYATILIGMMYLGVQYAYGIERLKATFKSKMGIFLIVFGVLGMTVALTIAGYEQVLVERAELGAGWTAFFAAQELPWFVQAMVWRAIMGVVTFVGFIYLVWDLLTIGKEQKAAQAA; from the coding sequence ATGCTCACTAGTATTAAAACAAATGAATTTGCGGGTGATAAAGGTAAAGAATTAGGAATGATGTATTTCAGAGTAGCGATCATACTCTTTGGTGCACAGCTTCTTATGGGTCTTATCGCTGCGATACAATTCCTGGTTCCGGGGTTCTTGTTTGAACTGTTTGACTTTAACGTTGCCAGAATGGTACACATCAATGCACTGGTCGTCTGGATGCTTTATGCAATGATCGGATCGGTCTATTTCATGCTTTCTGATGAAACAGGTGAACAGTTGGTGCATGCCGGACTTGGCAAACTCGCATTCTGGGTTCTAACAGCTGCTGTAACAGTGGTTGTACTTGTATATATCTTTATTCAGGTCGGTGCCGGTACTGAAGCATCTATCTGGCTGATCAACGAAGGTAGAGAGTATGTTGAAGCACCAAGATGGGCCGATATCGGTATCGTCGTAGTTGTACTTATCTTTTACTGGAATGTTTTTGCAACCTTTATGAAGGGACAGAAAACAGGGATCATGACAGTGATGGTCGCTGACTTGCTTGCGCTTGCCGGTCTTTATGTTGCAGGTATGTTCTTCACAGATAACATTTCTATGGACCAATTCTGGTGGTGGTGGGTTATACACCTTTGGGTTGAAGCGACTTGGGAAGTATTTGTAGGAGTTCTTGCAGCGTATTCACTTATCAAGATCATCGGTGCTAAACGAGAGATCGTTGAAATGTGGCTATGGATCGAAGTTCTTATGTTATTTGGTTCTGGTATCCTTGGTATGGGTCACCATTACTTCTGGATCGGTACACCTGAGTACTGGTGGGAAATTGGTGCGCTATTCTCAGCACTGGAACCAGTTCCATTGGTAGCAATGTTTGTTCACGTACTCTACGACTGGGGTAAAGAACAGGGTATAGCAAAAGCAGAAGGTCATAAAGGGGCTGTTGCAAATAATGGACCGGCTATTGCATGGATCGTAACAAACGCGTTTGGTAACTTTTTGGGTGCAGGTGTTTGGGGATTCTTCCACACATTGCCACAGGTAAATATCTATACACACGGTACACAGTTTACAGCGGCTCACGGTCACCTGGCATTCTTCGGGGCTTATGCTACGATCCTTATCGGGATGATGTACCTGGGTGTTCAGTATGCGTATGGTATTGAGAGATTAAAGGCAACCTTTAAATCTAAAATGGGGATTTTCCTTATTGTGTTTGGTGTACTGGGAATGACTGTAGCCTTGACGATTGCCGGTTATGAGCAGGTACTTGTAGAAAGAGCTGAGCTTGGTGCCGGATGGACTGCATTCTTTGCTGCGCAGGAGTTGCCTTGGTTTGTTCAGGCTATGGTCTGGAGAGCGATTATGGGTGTGGTGACATTCGTAGGATTCATCTACCTTGTGTGGGATCTTCTTACCATTGGTAAAGAGCAAAAAGCAGCACAGGCTGCCTAA
- a CDS encoding c-type cytochrome: MANKNVSVWTSIPFWRRSAAWVTGFATILLIWLSFDTLGQISMGTDADLKNGVDKRVPAATVINYKIDYKMSKKRGHEVPVIGEKQPFFGKEWSQKDAAALLHLGKLTSQAKNCMNCHTLLGNGAYFAPDLTKAWLDPAWQKGGPLQGMTGKSTVEEAMAEFLQHPSQYPTHARMMPNLGITADEAKGLVAFLKHMSSIDTNGFPRNFSKTVDQFKAGGTNAH, from the coding sequence ATGGCTAACAAAAATGTTTCGGTATGGACGAGTATTCCATTCTGGCGTCGTTCAGCGGCATGGGTAACAGGATTTGCAACGATTTTGCTTATCTGGCTTTCGTTCGATACGCTTGGACAGATCAGTATGGGTACAGATGCAGACCTTAAGAACGGGGTAGACAAGAGAGTACCGGCAGCAACGGTTATCAATTATAAAATTGATTACAAAATGAGTAAAAAAAGAGGGCATGAGGTACCGGTGATCGGTGAAAAACAGCCATTCTTCGGTAAAGAGTGGAGTCAAAAGGATGCAGCAGCATTGCTACACCTTGGTAAACTGACTTCTCAGGCAAAGAACTGTATGAATTGTCATACACTTTTAGGTAACGGTGCTTATTTTGCTCCGGATCTTACAAAAGCATGGTTGGATCCTGCATGGCAGAAAGGCGGACCGCTTCAGGGTATGACAGGAAAGAGTACAGTCGAGGAAGCAATGGCTGAATTCCTTCAGCATCCTTCACAGTATCCTACACATGCACGTATGATGCCAAATCTCGGTATTACCGCAGATGAAGCAAAAGGATTGGTAGCTTTCCTCAAGCATATGAGTAGTATCGACACCAACGGTTTCCCAAGAAACTTCTCGAAAACTGTTGATCAATTCAAAGCAGGAGGCACAAATGCTCACTAG
- a CDS encoding branched-chain amino acid transaminase translates to MNEAKYIWMDGELIDWKDAKVHILTHTVHYGNAVFEGTRAYQTEDGLAIFRLDDHCKRLFNSAKIVAIKPNMDYETVRQAHIEVLRSNGFTGNVYMRPLIFLGYGQMGVHHVKAPVRTAVAAWEWGAYLGDEGLENGIKVCTSSITRNPNRSTFGKAKAAANYLNSQMAKYEAIENGFEEALMLDENGFAAEGTGECLFIVRDGVLISPPNDNSLESITQDTILELAKDANIPIERRNITRDEIYICDEAFFTGTAAEVTPINSLDHRVVGNGARGPMTEQLQSAYFDVVFGRNEKYKHYLTYI, encoded by the coding sequence ATGAATGAAGCAAAATATATCTGGATGGATGGAGAATTGATAGACTGGAAAGATGCCAAAGTGCATATTCTCACACATACAGTACACTATGGAAATGCTGTTTTTGAGGGAACCAGAGCATACCAGACTGAAGATGGCTTAGCCATTTTCAGACTGGATGATCACTGCAAAAGACTTTTCAATTCTGCCAAGATTGTTGCTATCAAACCAAATATGGATTATGAAACAGTAAGGCAGGCACATATTGAAGTACTGAGAAGTAATGGATTTACCGGAAATGTATATATGAGACCTCTTATATTCCTGGGATATGGACAAATGGGGGTACATCATGTCAAAGCTCCTGTCAGAACGGCGGTTGCTGCCTGGGAATGGGGGGCTTACCTCGGTGATGAAGGCCTTGAAAATGGTATTAAGGTCTGCACCTCGTCTATTACACGCAATCCGAACCGTTCTACTTTTGGCAAAGCCAAGGCAGCAGCAAACTACCTCAATAGTCAAATGGCCAAATATGAAGCTATTGAAAATGGTTTTGAGGAAGCACTCATGCTTGACGAGAACGGTTTTGCAGCAGAGGGAACAGGTGAGTGTCTTTTTATCGTAAGAGATGGTGTTTTAATTTCGCCTCCGAACGATAATTCCCTGGAATCTATCACCCAGGATACTATTTTAGAGCTCGCAAAAGATGCCAATATACCAATAGAGCGCAGAAATATTACCCGGGATGAGATCTATATCTGCGATGAAGCATTCTTTACCGGAACCGCAGCCGAAGTAACGCCGATCAACTCACTTGATCACAGAGTTGTCGGCAATGGAGCAAGAGGGCCCATGACAGAGCAGCTTCAAAGTGCCTATTTTGATGTTGTTTTTGGCAGAAATGAAAAATACAAACACTATTTGACTTATATTTAA
- a CDS encoding prohibitin family protein: MPADMNDYFKKKKPNNSNNNNQGNGNNSFQNPMGGMGKGASWILIVIAIAFGLFALKPFTIINSGEVGIKINTGKFEDTPLQPGLHFYIPILQKIVPVNTRIRLITYSDISTGALGEGYRNYEGGLKRNPAITVLDRRGLTVNIDLAVQYRLRAETAPKTIEKWGTSWEEKIINSKVREVVRDVVGQYTAEQLPEMRNEIAAAIETKIKQSVQELPEKPVILTSVELRTINLPTKIKEQIERVQIAKQEVTIAEQMKEKAKQEAQRKAEIARGEAEKNRIEAQGEADKIRIEAEEQAKANKLISNSLTSDLLQLEQIKTQGKFNEALKVNKDAQIFLTPGGAVPNIWVDAKGKEQKAISAAQ, translated from the coding sequence ATGCCTGCAGACATGAACGACTATTTCAAAAAGAAAAAACCCAATAACAGCAATAATAACAATCAGGGAAACGGGAACAATAGTTTCCAAAACCCCATGGGAGGTATGGGAAAAGGTGCCTCATGGATACTCATTGTCATTGCCATTGCTTTTGGCCTTTTTGCCCTCAAACCTTTTACCATTATCAATTCCGGTGAGGTCGGCATCAAGATCAATACCGGTAAATTCGAGGACACTCCTTTACAGCCGGGACTACATTTCTATATACCCATCCTACAGAAGATCGTACCGGTCAATACCCGTATCAGGCTCATCACCTACTCTGATATCTCTACAGGCGCACTGGGTGAAGGATACAGAAATTATGAAGGCGGGCTTAAACGGAACCCTGCCATAACCGTGCTTGACAGACGTGGACTGACCGTCAATATCGATCTGGCCGTGCAGTACAGGCTGCGTGCCGAAACAGCACCAAAGACCATTGAAAAATGGGGTACGAGTTGGGAAGAGAAGATCATCAACTCCAAAGTACGTGAAGTGGTACGTGATGTCGTAGGACAGTACACGGCAGAACAGCTTCCCGAAATGCGTAATGAGATCGCTGCGGCTATTGAAACAAAGATCAAGCAGAGTGTACAGGAGCTTCCCGAGAAACCGGTCATCCTTACTTCTGTAGAGCTCAGGACCATCAATCTCCCCACAAAGATCAAAGAACAGATCGAGCGTGTACAGATCGCCAAGCAGGAAGTGACCATTGCCGAGCAGATGAAAGAAAAAGCGAAACAGGAAGCACAGCGTAAAGCGGAGATCGCACGCGGTGAAGCGGAGAAGAACCGTATCGAAGCACAGGGTGAAGCGGACAAGATCCGTATTGAAGCTGAAGAACAGGCCAAAGCGAACAAACTCATTTCAAATTCACTCACATCTGATCTTCTGCAGCTCGAGCAGATCAAGACACAGGGAAAATTCAATGAAGCACTCAAGGTCAACAAAGATGCTCAGATCTTCCTGACACCCGGCGGTGCGGTACCGAACATCTGGGTAGATGCCAAAGGCAAAGAGCAAAAAGCCATCTCGGCTGCTCAATAA
- the hisIE gene encoding bifunctional phosphoribosyl-AMP cyclohydrolase/phosphoribosyl-ATP diphosphatase HisIE — MEKFIMTIDWNKNPLIPAIAQDAQTNDVLMLAYMNKEAYELTLSTGYAHYFSRSKQRIWKKGESSGHTQEVKDVLLDCDADTVILKIKQNGVACHTGRKSCFFTSVLQEKVILDKEVDTDAIYGVIDTLYHTILERKNASAEQKSWTKKLLDDKDLMLSKIREEADEVCVAIDEESDEQVIYETADLLYHTLVGLGYREISPDRVKQELARRFGMSGIEEKKNRKK; from the coding sequence ATGGAGAAATTTATCATGACCATAGACTGGAACAAAAACCCCCTTATCCCCGCTATTGCACAGGATGCACAGACAAACGATGTCCTTATGCTTGCCTACATGAATAAAGAAGCCTATGAACTCACCCTCTCTACAGGGTATGCACACTATTTCAGTCGCTCTAAACAGCGGATCTGGAAAAAAGGTGAAAGTTCCGGGCATACACAGGAAGTTAAAGATGTACTTCTTGACTGTGATGCAGATACCGTGATACTCAAGATAAAACAGAACGGTGTTGCCTGTCATACAGGACGTAAAAGCTGTTTCTTTACCTCTGTCTTGCAAGAGAAGGTCATTCTGGACAAAGAGGTCGATACCGATGCCATTTACGGTGTGATCGATACCCTTTACCATACCATTCTTGAACGAAAAAATGCCTCAGCAGAACAGAAATCATGGACAAAAAAACTTCTGGATGACAAAGATCTCATGCTCAGCAAGATACGTGAAGAGGCGGATGAAGTCTGTGTCGCTATCGATGAAGAGAGTGATGAACAGGTTATCTACGAAACTGCCGACCTGCTCTACCATACCCTTGTAGGACTCGGATACAGAGAGATCTCTCCGGACAGAGTAAAACAGGAATTGGCAAGACGTTTCGGAATGTCAGGAATAGAAGAGAAAAAGAATAGAAAAAAATAA
- the purF gene encoding amidophosphoribosyltransferase, translating to MCAIVGVFGAKKASTVAYYSLFAMQHRGQEATGISTANGERIFMYKKRGMVADVFSQETLDSMEGGCAVGHNRYSTAGSESAGDSQPVFAKYKLGEISVVHNGNLVNKNEVRNRLIDRGAIFQTDMDTENIIHLIAKSQNDALVDRIKDMIYKIEGAYCLAIQSRSKMFVIRDRFGIRPLSLGKLKDGGWIVASETCAFDLVGAEFVRDVKPGEMLIFEEGKEPLSEQIFEPDYHPCAFEYIYFARPDSIIDGKNVYEMRLRMGRKLAEETPADIDLVLPVPDSGVAAARGYADGLGVPFEMGIVRNHYVGRTFIEPTQEIRDLKVKMKLSPIKHLIRGKRVAIIDDSLVRGTTSKQIVRMLKEAGAKEVHMRIAAPEIKYPCRYGIDTPTKQELVSTKYTPEEIAKNMGADSLGFLSIEGLKESLGKDRNYSLVSFDGDYFAGGSAESPGCAGGC from the coding sequence ATGTGTGCAATTGTCGGTGTGTTCGGTGCGAAAAAAGCTTCTACGGTAGCCTATTACTCTCTCTTTGCGATGCAGCATCGCGGGCAGGAAGCTACGGGTATCTCCACGGCGAACGGTGAGCGTATCTTCATGTACAAAAAACGCGGTATGGTGGCAGACGTTTTTTCACAGGAGACACTCGACAGTATGGAAGGTGGATGTGCTGTAGGGCATAACCGTTATTCTACTGCCGGAAGTGAATCTGCCGGTGATTCCCAGCCTGTATTTGCCAAATATAAACTCGGTGAGATCTCAGTCGTGCATAACGGAAACCTTGTTAATAAAAACGAAGTGCGTAACAGACTGATTGATCGTGGAGCTATTTTCCAGACCGATATGGATACTGAGAATATCATTCACCTTATTGCCAAAAGCCAAAATGATGCGCTGGTCGACCGTATCAAAGATATGATATATAAAATAGAGGGTGCCTACTGTCTGGCCATTCAGAGCCGCTCCAAAATGTTCGTGATCCGTGATAGATTCGGTATTCGTCCTCTCAGCCTTGGCAAGCTCAAAGACGGTGGATGGATAGTCGCTTCCGAAACCTGTGCTTTTGATCTTGTCGGTGCAGAGTTCGTACGTGATGTCAAGCCCGGTGAGATGCTGATCTTCGAAGAGGGGAAAGAACCTCTTTCCGAGCAGATATTTGAACCTGATTATCACCCTTGTGCTTTTGAATATATCTATTTTGCAAGACCGGACTCTATTATCGATGGTAAGAATGTTTATGAAATGCGTTTGAGAATGGGTAGAAAACTGGCCGAAGAGACACCGGCAGACATTGACCTGGTTCTGCCGGTACCCGATTCGGGTGTGGCTGCCGCCAGAGGATATGCAGACGGACTGGGCGTGCCTTTTGAGATGGGTATCGTACGGAACCACTATGTTGGGCGAACGTTCATTGAGCCTACACAGGAGATCCGTGACCTTAAAGTGAAGATGAAACTCTCTCCTATCAAACATTTGATTCGTGGGAAAAGAGTAGCGATCATTGATGATTCACTGGTAAGAGGTACGACTTCCAAGCAGATCGTCAGAATGCTGAAAGAGGCAGGTGCCAAAGAAGTACATATGCGCATCGCGGCACCGGAGATCAAATACCCCTGCCGATACGGTATCGATACGCCGACGAAGCAGGAGCTTGTTTCTACCAAATATACTCCTGAAGAGATCGCTAAAAATATGGGTGCCGATTCACTTGGTTTTTTGTCCATAGAGGGATTGAAAGAGTCTCTCGGAAAAGATAGAAACTATTCACTTGTCAGTTTTGACGGGGATTATTTTGCGGGGGGAAGTGCCGAGAGTCCAGGGTGTGCCGGAGGGTGTTAA